The following is a genomic window from Paralichthys olivaceus isolate ysfri-2021 chromosome 3, ASM2471397v2, whole genome shotgun sequence.
TCTTCTTGGCAACACTTCCAGCCTTCTTCTTTCTGTAGAGCTTTAGCAGCAGTGGTGTGTACTTGTCAAGGGCAGCATAGAAGGAATGTGGCAGATTTTGATTGGTGATCCTGTGGAATTCAGTGTAGAGCTGCATGGGAAACAACAGCATAGGACAGACAAATAGACATTATATTAAACAATTCAAGCAAATTTTTCCAGGTCAAGTAGTGTTTTGTCAATGAATTGTTTACTCACTTGGGGTTCAGAAAAGAGTGCAGGCCATCTGTCTTTTAGTTCAGCAATGGGAGGACCTGAATTCACAATTTCTTCGCGCCTTAGTGCAAAGGTACGCTGCATGAGTTGGTGGATAAGAACCGCGTCTCTTTCAATTGATGTCCTCTTGAACTGCTCCACCATCTCAAGCCTCATGGTCTCCAATGTGTCCTTAGTTTCTCCCAGTGGATAATTAGGAAGGAAGTTGACTTCCCCTCTTTTGGGTCTTTTGATGTTTGCCCTGGATGCTGCACCCTCTGGATTGGTCCTGCTGCGCTTTCCTGCATTCACGGCCACATCCTTTATGCCAGCCTTGCTCAGTTTTGTCCTGTAGTTGCCCATTTTGAAGCGCAAACTGTTCTTCCAACCCTCGTACCCCGTTTTGGAACCCTTTTCTGTCAGACAGGGGTGTTTGCTCACCAGAGCCTCAGCAGCTTTGACTATCTCTTTGGTACTAGGATAtgctttatgtttatatatttcagCAGCCATTACATctaatatgttgtgtttttgatccCTGATCAACCTGATAGTTTTTTCCTCCTGAACATATGCAAGGTTGCCCTCTCTTAGAGCATACTCCACCTCATATGAGAATGTTGGAACAACAAATATCTCTGGCCATCGACAAAGACGCTCTGGTGAATCTGTGTTATCAGACAGGAACACTGTGTCATCTGTGCTGGTTGAACTAAGATCTAAATCAACA
Proteins encoded in this region:
- the LOC138407229 gene encoding uncharacterized protein, which gives rise to MDPNAVLKVRVILDDVNAERLILPSRPETVNALILEVKNKLNLAYDFRLQFQDPEFDNALCNLVNVEDLPSKATIKIVRFVDLDLSSTSTDDTVFLSDNTDSPERLCRWPEIFVVPTFSYEVEYALREGNLAYVQEEKTIRLIRDQKHNILDVMAAEIYKHKAYPSTKEIVKAAEALVSKHPCLTEKGSKTGYEGWKNSLRFKMGNYRTKLSKAGIKDVAVNAGKRSRTNPEGAASRANIKRPKRGEVNFLPNYPLGETKDTLETMRLEMVEQFKRTSIERDAVLIHQLMQRTFALRREEIVNSGPPIAELKDRWPALFSEPQLYTEFHRITNQNLPHSFYAALDKYTPLLLKLYRKKKAGSVAKKMEEVIMAYNDQDKNNITAARTAALAGLPLYLKEDSSEVFKTCKDELEATQEGAVALVAVVDEAEVPAGVPFETHHVSIVLEDQVVMSHRSWTDSLVILFGLIYALHLSYPEKLSGFFEFIQVVLLNLDDGRKQLKPKLQSLRNELE